A single region of the Vicia villosa cultivar HV-30 ecotype Madison, WI linkage group LG4, Vvil1.0, whole genome shotgun sequence genome encodes:
- the LOC131596141 gene encoding structural maintenance of chromosomes flexible hinge domain-containing protein GMI1 isoform X2, which translates to MHISGGMERAMVVTNPKKRKLAITEDDDDDIGIRKRVFRFKVLLPNGTSVELKVPSAENEMHVGEFVGLVRKKYLELKSKFEWMKKKRDINWKGSGLYLEDAGDNKIRNVIEFKNFAPRKCHILRLNDGSSDVAHTFENMWDLTPDIDLLLELPEEYDFEAAIADLIDNALQAVWSNGKNNRKLVRVNVTDEKISIFDSGTGMDDSDENSLVKWGKMGASIHRLSKSLAIGGNPPYLLPYFGMFGYGGPVASMHLGRRTRVSSKTKQVKKVYTLLLQREALLSRSHPEATWKTNGGIRDPLKDEISNSDGSFTKVDIIEPKEKGVDINNLRCRLKDIYFPYIQNDDLSARGKTITPIEFQINGVDLTEIQGGEVATTNLHSCNGPEFVLQLHLSIKDDHDGTRGFNEANARLRFVYFPFTEGKESIEKILEKLTADGYIIRENFQDFSRVSIRRLGRLLPDARWTFLPFMDFRNKRLSGSRGSILKRCSLRVKCFVETDAGFKPTQSKTDLAHHNHFTVALKNLGSKISDKETAVSVEISTGTKMVTPAQLEKEYQEWIIKMHNQYDEEADATAEDNPVIIVSPPNKKALGISKEVVRVHHILKRKEKSWTHGQRIKVLKGACPGISNNVYATIDCFLLEGFEGDPGGEARIMCRPIDIPAEKGCYLDDNEVDPTLNVGSSLSLPITVIDTEKLVTVGDVEWENRLNKIQQKSPACFDTPNPNRYKRQQVGEVDSISKSFDKRVTGIPSHGAQKYELLTDDQSKSFDKRVTGKPSHGAEKYALLTDDQSKSFDKRVTGKPSHCAEKYELLTDDQSPELEVRAGYNFPTLSIAYYDIHGNRVPFQTTPDVAIQLQAAENLYFEVHGMKIGLSTDNMILKIMDAMVTSNELDKIRPSYRTTLIITSKQFPLSLTVPCRVFPSYPKHVILKPEIREDQLLPGFICKELMLEMFDTYRNHVSEGMKVDIVVAGFEMLNHCSTSYKVDDKGKINLSGLLKLTAGYGEIASISVVFQNTSIFKQEFSIARRSLRIASKVPDICAAGGQLENIEFEVINIDGEVDTKIHHDDQHCQFHMLTIKSDFFSAEESIRYTFKHGRCTIPSINVPEIEGTFSFEASHTQYAGLCRDVEVEVIRMSNVKDATQLPPDKNILPPQELTPLYPENNLMISILNNDSKKLEKIFRLGEKIKQVEECLEDSLKQKDEIEKDMLMLQDNFQHYQLDYVDSRFTNTKEEMATKIKNMENSAASVLCSLTTDKKQRNIFLEDIIGVVALLGSVQSPELSRILAEYVGEEKMLGVICKSFNTAISLEKYKHNGEIDHEHALHAEAAALGKAISNRFFVMCFENIRPYNSIDRPHNGSWHDNNSQRKLFLPDPKMPNGKTPAGFIGYAVNMIDLDTHHLQTRTTSGYGLRETVLFSLFKKLHVYKTRENMVDALPCIEEGAVSLDGGIIREHGTLSLGYGIPSICFPCTYKTDISPEAKEILTQIEEKQEQLLIIEGNFKKATKHHQKYLQKFKDKEKKYNNLMDTIKTEKFEQRPLVD; encoded by the exons ATGCATATT AGTGGAGGCATGGAAAGGGCAATGGTTGTTACGAACCCTAAGAAGAGGAAGCTGGCGATAACCGAAGACGATGACGATGATATTGGAATACGAAAAAGAGTGTTCAGGTTCAAGGTTTTGTTGCCGAATGGAACCAGTGTGGAATTGAAAGTGCCGAGTGCGGAAAATGAAATGCATGTTGGGGAGTTCGTTGGATTAGTTCGAAAAAAGTATTTGGAACTTAAGAGTAAATTTgaatggatgaagaagaaaagggaTATAAATTGGAAGGGAAGTGGTTTGTATCTCGAGGATGCTGGGGATAACAAGATCAGAAATGTTATTGAATTCAAAAATTTCGCGCCTCGCAAGTGCCATATTTTGCGCCTTAAT GATGGGAGTAGCGATGTTGCTCATACCTTTGAG AATATGTGGGACTTAACACCGGATATAGATTTGCTGCTGGAGCTTCCTGAAGAATATGATTTTGAAGCGGCTATTGCTGACTTGATT GATAATGCTTTGCAAGCTGTGTGGTCCAACGGGAAAAATAATCGGAAGCTAGTTAG AGTAAATGTTACTGACGAGAAGATTTCAATTTTCGACAGTGGTACTGGAATGGATGACTCCGATGAGAATTCACTAGTAAAATG GGGAAAGATGGGCGCTTCTATTCACAGATTATCGAAATCATTGGCTATTGGGGGAAACCCCCCATACTTATTG CCTTACTTTGGGATGTTTGGATACGGAGGACCTGTAGCATCTATGCACCTGGGGAG GCGTACTCGTGTTTCGTCCAAAACAAAACAAGTAAAGAAAGTCTACACGTTACTTCTTCAGAGAGAAGCTTTGTTAAGTAGATCTCATCCTGAAGCCACATGGAAG accaatggtggcataagagaccccCTAAAGGATGAAATTAGTAATTCTGATGGCAGTTTTACAAAG GTTGATATTATAGAgccaaaagaaaaaggtgttgatATTAACAATCTCCGGTGCCGCCTCAAGGACATATATTTCCCCTACATTCAG AATGATGACTTGTCTGCCAGAGGGAAGACTATTACACCAATTGAGTTTCAG ATCAACGGTGTTGATCTGACAGAGATTCAGGGTGGGGAGGTCGCAACTACCAATTTGCATTCTTGCAATGGTCCTGAATTTGTTCTGCAGCTTCATCTGTCAATTAAAGATGACCATGATG GCACAAGAGGATTCAATGAAGCAAATGCTCGCCTTAGATTTGTATATTTCCCTTTCACAGAG GGAAAGGAGAGTAttgagaagattttggaaaaattaACGGCCGATGGTTATATTATAAGAGAAAACTTCCAAGATTTTAGCCGGGTCTCCATTAGGCGGCTTGGCCGTCTCCTTCCAGATGCTCGTTGG ACTTTCCTTCCTTTTATGGACTTTAGGAACAAAAGACTAAGTGGCAGTAGAGGAAGCATACTGAAGAGATGTTCGCTGAGGGTTAAATGCTTTGTTG AAACTGATGCTGGTTTTAAGCCAACCCAGTCAAAG ACGGATTTAGCTCACCACAATCATTTCACTGTTGCTTTGAAGAATTTGGGAAGTAAAATTTCAGACAAAGAGACCG CTGTTTCTGTTGAAATTAGCACGGGTACAAAAATGGTAACTCCTGCGCAGCTCGAAAAGGAGTACCAAGAGTGGATAATAAAAATGCACAATCAATATGATGAAGAAGCTGATGCCACTGCAGAGGATAACCCTGTTATAATTGTCAGTCCACCAAACAAGAAAGCACTTGGCATTTCTAAAGAGG TCGTCAGAGTTCACCATATtctaaaaagaaaggaaaaatcaTGGACTCATGGACAGAGAATTAAAGTGTTAAAAGGAGCATGTCCTGGGATTTCAAACAACGTTTATGCAACCATAGATTGCTTTTTGCTTGAAGGATTTGAAGGAGATCCGGGTG gAGAAGCTCGGATTATGTGCAG GCCAATAGATATCCCTGCTGAGAAGGGGTGTTATCTCGACGACAATGAGGTAGACCCCACATTGAATGTTGGTAGCTCATTGTCTTTACCTATAACAGTTATCGATACAGAAAAG CTTGTAACTGTTGGAGATGTTGAATGGGAGAATCGACTTAATAAGATACAACAGAAATCTCCTGCTTGTTTTGACACACCGAACCCAAACCGTTATAAACGACAGCAAGTTGGGGAG GTGGACTCAATCAGTAAAAGTTTTGACAAGAGGGTGACAGGGATACCTTCTCATGGTGCCCAGAAGTACGAACTTCTAACTGATGATCAAAGTAAAAGTTTTGACAAGAGGGTGACAGGGAAACCTTCTCATGGTGCCGAGAAGTACGCACTTCTAACTGATGATCAAAGTAAAAGTTTTGACAAGAGGGTGACAGGGAAACCTTCTCATTGTGCTGAGAAGTACGAACTTCTAACTGATGATCAAAGTCCAGAGCTAGAAGTAAG GGCTGGTTATAACTTTCCAACCTTATccattgcatattatgacatccATGGTAATCGAGTACCATTTCAAACAACTCCGGATGTGGCTATCCAACTTCAGGCAGCTGAGAACTTGTACTTCGAAGTACATGGAATGAAGATTGGACTTTCAACTGataatatgattttaaaaatCATG GATGCAATGGTTACAAGTAATGAATTGGACAAGATAAGACCCAGCTATAGAACTACTTTGATTATTacttcaaaacaatttccattGTCACTAACCGTTCCATGTCGAG TTTTTCCTAGTTATCCCAAACATGTTATACTGAAGCCTGAGATAAGAGAAGACCAACTACTTCCAGGTTTCATTTGCAAGGAGTTAATGTTGGAG ATGTTTGATACATATAGAAACCATGTGTCTGAAGGCATGAAGGTTGATATTGTTGTGGCTGGATTTGAAATGCTAAATCATTGCAGTACTTCATACAAG GTGGATGATAAAGGAAAAATTAATCTTAGTGGTCTGCTAAAGTTAACTGCAGGTTACGGAGAAATTG CATCCATatctgttgtttttcaaaatacaaGTATTTTCAAGCAAGAGTTTTCAATTGCGCGAAGAAGCTTGAGAATTGCatcaaag GTGCCTGATATTTGTGCTGCTGGTGGTCAGCTAGAAAACATTGAATTTGAAGTTATCAATATTGATGGAGAAGTAGATACGAAAATTCATCACGATGATCAACATTGTCAGTTTCATATGCTTACAATTAAGTCAGACTTCTTCAGTGCAGAGGAATCTATACGGTACACTTTTAAGCATGGGCGCTGTACTATCCCTTCCATCAATGTTCCAGAAATTGAGGGGACTTTTAGTTTTGAAGCTTCTCATACACAATATGCTGGGCTATGTCGGGATGTAGag GTTGAAGTTATCAGAATGTCCAATGTGAAAGATGCTACACAACTTCCCCCGGATAAGAACATTTTGCCCCCGCAGGAACTAACACCACTTTATCCTGAAAACAACTTAATGATCTCTATCTTAAATAATGATAGCAAG AAACTTGAAAAGATTTTCCGACTTGGTGAGAAAATTAAGCAAGtagaagaatgtcttgaagataGTTTGAAGCAAAAGGATGAGATTGAGAAAGATATGTTGATGCTGCaag ATAATTTTCAACATTATCAGTTAGACTATGTGGACTCTAGGTTTACCAACACCAAAGAGGAAATggctacaaaaattaaaaacatggAAAATTCAGCAGCTTCTGTCCTATGCAGTCTGACTACAGACAAAAAGCAACGGAATATTTTCTTGGAAGATATAATTGGGGTTGTTGCCCTCCTTGGTTCCGTTCAGAGTCCTGAGCTTAGCAG AATTTTAGCTGAATATGTTGGTGAAGAAAAAATGCTGGGCGTTATTTGTAAATCTTTCAATACTGCAATTTCTCTAGAGAAGTATAAACATAATGGAGAAATCGATCATGAGCATGCTTTGCATGCTGAAGCAGCTGCTCTTGGAAAAGCTATAAGCAACCGTTTTTTTGTCATGTGTTTTGAAAATATAAG GCCATACAATTCGATTGACAGGCCACACAATGGGTCCTGGCATGATAATAACTCTCAGAGGAAGCTATTCTTGCCTGATCCCAAGATGCCAAATGGGAAAACGCCAGCAGGCTTTATAGGTTATGCAGTTAATATGATTGATCTAGACACCCATCACCTGCAAACAAGGACAACTTCAGGGTACGGGCTTCGCGAAACCGTGCTCTTTAGCCTTTTCAAGAAGCTCCATGTTTATAAAACGCGAGAGAATATGGTGGATGCTCTTCCCTGTATAGAGGAGGGTGCTGTATCATTAGATGGTGGTATTATAAGAGAACATGGAACTCTTTCTCTTGGTTATGG GATTCCTAGTATATGCTTTCCTTGTACATACAAGACGGACATTTCTCCAGAAGCTAAGGAAATCTTGACTCAGATTGAAGAAAAACAAGAACAGCTGCTGATCATTGAAGGAAATTTCAAAAAAGCAACTAAACATCACCAGAAGTATCTACAAAAATTTAAGGATAAAGAGAAGAAATATAATAATCTTATGGATACAATTAAGACCGAGAAATTCGAACAAAGACCTCTGGTAGACTAA
- the LOC131596141 gene encoding structural maintenance of chromosomes flexible hinge domain-containing protein GMI1 isoform X1 — protein sequence MHISGGMERAMVVTNPKKRKLAITEDDDDDIGIRKRVFRFKVLLPNGTSVELKVPSAENEMHVGEFVGLVRKKYLELKSKFEWMKKKRDINWKGSGLYLEDAGDNKIRNVIEFKNFAPRKCHILRLNDGSSDVAHTFENMWDLTPDIDLLLELPEEYDFEAAIADLIDNALQAVWSNGKNNRKLVRVNVTDEKISIFDSGTGMDDSDENSLVKWGKMGASIHRLSKSLAIGGNPPYLLPYFGMFGYGGPVASMHLGRRTRVSSKTKQVKKVYTLLLQREALLSRSHPEATWKTNGGIRDPLKDEISNSDGSFTKVDIIEPKEKGVDINNLRCRLKDIYFPYIQNDDLSARGKTITPIEFQINGVDLTEIQGGEVATTNLHSCNGPEFVLQLHLSIKDDHDGTRGFNEANARLRFVYFPFTEGKESIEKILEKLTADGYIIRENFQDFSRVSIRRLGRLLPDARWTFLPFMDFRNKRLSGSRGSILKRCSLRVKCFVETDAGFKPTQSKTDLAHHNHFTVALKNLGSKISDKETAAVSVEISTGTKMVTPAQLEKEYQEWIIKMHNQYDEEADATAEDNPVIIVSPPNKKALGISKEVVRVHHILKRKEKSWTHGQRIKVLKGACPGISNNVYATIDCFLLEGFEGDPGGEARIMCRPIDIPAEKGCYLDDNEVDPTLNVGSSLSLPITVIDTEKLVTVGDVEWENRLNKIQQKSPACFDTPNPNRYKRQQVGEVDSISKSFDKRVTGIPSHGAQKYELLTDDQSKSFDKRVTGKPSHGAEKYALLTDDQSKSFDKRVTGKPSHCAEKYELLTDDQSPELEVRAGYNFPTLSIAYYDIHGNRVPFQTTPDVAIQLQAAENLYFEVHGMKIGLSTDNMILKIMDAMVTSNELDKIRPSYRTTLIITSKQFPLSLTVPCRVFPSYPKHVILKPEIREDQLLPGFICKELMLEMFDTYRNHVSEGMKVDIVVAGFEMLNHCSTSYKVDDKGKINLSGLLKLTAGYGEIASISVVFQNTSIFKQEFSIARRSLRIASKVPDICAAGGQLENIEFEVINIDGEVDTKIHHDDQHCQFHMLTIKSDFFSAEESIRYTFKHGRCTIPSINVPEIEGTFSFEASHTQYAGLCRDVEVEVIRMSNVKDATQLPPDKNILPPQELTPLYPENNLMISILNNDSKKLEKIFRLGEKIKQVEECLEDSLKQKDEIEKDMLMLQDNFQHYQLDYVDSRFTNTKEEMATKIKNMENSAASVLCSLTTDKKQRNIFLEDIIGVVALLGSVQSPELSRILAEYVGEEKMLGVICKSFNTAISLEKYKHNGEIDHEHALHAEAAALGKAISNRFFVMCFENIRPYNSIDRPHNGSWHDNNSQRKLFLPDPKMPNGKTPAGFIGYAVNMIDLDTHHLQTRTTSGYGLRETVLFSLFKKLHVYKTRENMVDALPCIEEGAVSLDGGIIREHGTLSLGYGIPSICFPCTYKTDISPEAKEILTQIEEKQEQLLIIEGNFKKATKHHQKYLQKFKDKEKKYNNLMDTIKTEKFEQRPLVD from the exons ATGCATATT AGTGGAGGCATGGAAAGGGCAATGGTTGTTACGAACCCTAAGAAGAGGAAGCTGGCGATAACCGAAGACGATGACGATGATATTGGAATACGAAAAAGAGTGTTCAGGTTCAAGGTTTTGTTGCCGAATGGAACCAGTGTGGAATTGAAAGTGCCGAGTGCGGAAAATGAAATGCATGTTGGGGAGTTCGTTGGATTAGTTCGAAAAAAGTATTTGGAACTTAAGAGTAAATTTgaatggatgaagaagaaaagggaTATAAATTGGAAGGGAAGTGGTTTGTATCTCGAGGATGCTGGGGATAACAAGATCAGAAATGTTATTGAATTCAAAAATTTCGCGCCTCGCAAGTGCCATATTTTGCGCCTTAAT GATGGGAGTAGCGATGTTGCTCATACCTTTGAG AATATGTGGGACTTAACACCGGATATAGATTTGCTGCTGGAGCTTCCTGAAGAATATGATTTTGAAGCGGCTATTGCTGACTTGATT GATAATGCTTTGCAAGCTGTGTGGTCCAACGGGAAAAATAATCGGAAGCTAGTTAG AGTAAATGTTACTGACGAGAAGATTTCAATTTTCGACAGTGGTACTGGAATGGATGACTCCGATGAGAATTCACTAGTAAAATG GGGAAAGATGGGCGCTTCTATTCACAGATTATCGAAATCATTGGCTATTGGGGGAAACCCCCCATACTTATTG CCTTACTTTGGGATGTTTGGATACGGAGGACCTGTAGCATCTATGCACCTGGGGAG GCGTACTCGTGTTTCGTCCAAAACAAAACAAGTAAAGAAAGTCTACACGTTACTTCTTCAGAGAGAAGCTTTGTTAAGTAGATCTCATCCTGAAGCCACATGGAAG accaatggtggcataagagaccccCTAAAGGATGAAATTAGTAATTCTGATGGCAGTTTTACAAAG GTTGATATTATAGAgccaaaagaaaaaggtgttgatATTAACAATCTCCGGTGCCGCCTCAAGGACATATATTTCCCCTACATTCAG AATGATGACTTGTCTGCCAGAGGGAAGACTATTACACCAATTGAGTTTCAG ATCAACGGTGTTGATCTGACAGAGATTCAGGGTGGGGAGGTCGCAACTACCAATTTGCATTCTTGCAATGGTCCTGAATTTGTTCTGCAGCTTCATCTGTCAATTAAAGATGACCATGATG GCACAAGAGGATTCAATGAAGCAAATGCTCGCCTTAGATTTGTATATTTCCCTTTCACAGAG GGAAAGGAGAGTAttgagaagattttggaaaaattaACGGCCGATGGTTATATTATAAGAGAAAACTTCCAAGATTTTAGCCGGGTCTCCATTAGGCGGCTTGGCCGTCTCCTTCCAGATGCTCGTTGG ACTTTCCTTCCTTTTATGGACTTTAGGAACAAAAGACTAAGTGGCAGTAGAGGAAGCATACTGAAGAGATGTTCGCTGAGGGTTAAATGCTTTGTTG AAACTGATGCTGGTTTTAAGCCAACCCAGTCAAAG ACGGATTTAGCTCACCACAATCATTTCACTGTTGCTTTGAAGAATTTGGGAAGTAAAATTTCAGACAAAGAGACCG CAGCTGTTTCTGTTGAAATTAGCACGGGTACAAAAATGGTAACTCCTGCGCAGCTCGAAAAGGAGTACCAAGAGTGGATAATAAAAATGCACAATCAATATGATGAAGAAGCTGATGCCACTGCAGAGGATAACCCTGTTATAATTGTCAGTCCACCAAACAAGAAAGCACTTGGCATTTCTAAAGAGG TCGTCAGAGTTCACCATATtctaaaaagaaaggaaaaatcaTGGACTCATGGACAGAGAATTAAAGTGTTAAAAGGAGCATGTCCTGGGATTTCAAACAACGTTTATGCAACCATAGATTGCTTTTTGCTTGAAGGATTTGAAGGAGATCCGGGTG gAGAAGCTCGGATTATGTGCAG GCCAATAGATATCCCTGCTGAGAAGGGGTGTTATCTCGACGACAATGAGGTAGACCCCACATTGAATGTTGGTAGCTCATTGTCTTTACCTATAACAGTTATCGATACAGAAAAG CTTGTAACTGTTGGAGATGTTGAATGGGAGAATCGACTTAATAAGATACAACAGAAATCTCCTGCTTGTTTTGACACACCGAACCCAAACCGTTATAAACGACAGCAAGTTGGGGAG GTGGACTCAATCAGTAAAAGTTTTGACAAGAGGGTGACAGGGATACCTTCTCATGGTGCCCAGAAGTACGAACTTCTAACTGATGATCAAAGTAAAAGTTTTGACAAGAGGGTGACAGGGAAACCTTCTCATGGTGCCGAGAAGTACGCACTTCTAACTGATGATCAAAGTAAAAGTTTTGACAAGAGGGTGACAGGGAAACCTTCTCATTGTGCTGAGAAGTACGAACTTCTAACTGATGATCAAAGTCCAGAGCTAGAAGTAAG GGCTGGTTATAACTTTCCAACCTTATccattgcatattatgacatccATGGTAATCGAGTACCATTTCAAACAACTCCGGATGTGGCTATCCAACTTCAGGCAGCTGAGAACTTGTACTTCGAAGTACATGGAATGAAGATTGGACTTTCAACTGataatatgattttaaaaatCATG GATGCAATGGTTACAAGTAATGAATTGGACAAGATAAGACCCAGCTATAGAACTACTTTGATTATTacttcaaaacaatttccattGTCACTAACCGTTCCATGTCGAG TTTTTCCTAGTTATCCCAAACATGTTATACTGAAGCCTGAGATAAGAGAAGACCAACTACTTCCAGGTTTCATTTGCAAGGAGTTAATGTTGGAG ATGTTTGATACATATAGAAACCATGTGTCTGAAGGCATGAAGGTTGATATTGTTGTGGCTGGATTTGAAATGCTAAATCATTGCAGTACTTCATACAAG GTGGATGATAAAGGAAAAATTAATCTTAGTGGTCTGCTAAAGTTAACTGCAGGTTACGGAGAAATTG CATCCATatctgttgtttttcaaaatacaaGTATTTTCAAGCAAGAGTTTTCAATTGCGCGAAGAAGCTTGAGAATTGCatcaaag GTGCCTGATATTTGTGCTGCTGGTGGTCAGCTAGAAAACATTGAATTTGAAGTTATCAATATTGATGGAGAAGTAGATACGAAAATTCATCACGATGATCAACATTGTCAGTTTCATATGCTTACAATTAAGTCAGACTTCTTCAGTGCAGAGGAATCTATACGGTACACTTTTAAGCATGGGCGCTGTACTATCCCTTCCATCAATGTTCCAGAAATTGAGGGGACTTTTAGTTTTGAAGCTTCTCATACACAATATGCTGGGCTATGTCGGGATGTAGag GTTGAAGTTATCAGAATGTCCAATGTGAAAGATGCTACACAACTTCCCCCGGATAAGAACATTTTGCCCCCGCAGGAACTAACACCACTTTATCCTGAAAACAACTTAATGATCTCTATCTTAAATAATGATAGCAAG AAACTTGAAAAGATTTTCCGACTTGGTGAGAAAATTAAGCAAGtagaagaatgtcttgaagataGTTTGAAGCAAAAGGATGAGATTGAGAAAGATATGTTGATGCTGCaag ATAATTTTCAACATTATCAGTTAGACTATGTGGACTCTAGGTTTACCAACACCAAAGAGGAAATggctacaaaaattaaaaacatggAAAATTCAGCAGCTTCTGTCCTATGCAGTCTGACTACAGACAAAAAGCAACGGAATATTTTCTTGGAAGATATAATTGGGGTTGTTGCCCTCCTTGGTTCCGTTCAGAGTCCTGAGCTTAGCAG AATTTTAGCTGAATATGTTGGTGAAGAAAAAATGCTGGGCGTTATTTGTAAATCTTTCAATACTGCAATTTCTCTAGAGAAGTATAAACATAATGGAGAAATCGATCATGAGCATGCTTTGCATGCTGAAGCAGCTGCTCTTGGAAAAGCTATAAGCAACCGTTTTTTTGTCATGTGTTTTGAAAATATAAG GCCATACAATTCGATTGACAGGCCACACAATGGGTCCTGGCATGATAATAACTCTCAGAGGAAGCTATTCTTGCCTGATCCCAAGATGCCAAATGGGAAAACGCCAGCAGGCTTTATAGGTTATGCAGTTAATATGATTGATCTAGACACCCATCACCTGCAAACAAGGACAACTTCAGGGTACGGGCTTCGCGAAACCGTGCTCTTTAGCCTTTTCAAGAAGCTCCATGTTTATAAAACGCGAGAGAATATGGTGGATGCTCTTCCCTGTATAGAGGAGGGTGCTGTATCATTAGATGGTGGTATTATAAGAGAACATGGAACTCTTTCTCTTGGTTATGG GATTCCTAGTATATGCTTTCCTTGTACATACAAGACGGACATTTCTCCAGAAGCTAAGGAAATCTTGACTCAGATTGAAGAAAAACAAGAACAGCTGCTGATCATTGAAGGAAATTTCAAAAAAGCAACTAAACATCACCAGAAGTATCTACAAAAATTTAAGGATAAAGAGAAGAAATATAATAATCTTATGGATACAATTAAGACCGAGAAATTCGAACAAAGACCTCTGGTAGACTAA